The Paramicrobacterium fandaimingii DNA segment GGTGAATCGGCGGCATGAGCCCCCACGTCACGCTGCACGATAATCGTGCTGATTTCGCCTTGTCTTCCGTGGGTTCGCTCGGCCGTCATCACCAACCCGTGAGTGCTGACGCGGTCCCCAGACACCGGCAGCCGATCGAGCGCTTTGGTGAGGAGCCCGCCGGCCGAATCGACATCGTCGTCATCGATCTCGATATCGAAGAGGTCGCCGAGCTCATCGATGGAAAGCCGCGAACGCACCCGAAACTGAGAAGTCGTCAGCTGCTCAACGTCGAGAGGCTCACGATCGTACTCGTCCGCAATGTCTCCGATGAGCTCTTCGATCAAGTCTTCGAGGGTGACAAGCCCCGCGATACCGCCATATTCATCGACAACCATCGCGAGATGATTCGACTCCACCTGCATCTGCTGAAGCAAGTCATCGACCTTCTTCGATTCGGGAACGAACCAGGCGGGGCGAACCAGATCCAGAGCGGGGTTTCGCTGCGCGTCAGCGTCGCCTTCGTAGACGACCCGCGCCAAATCCTTCAAATAGAGGATGCCGAGGACCTCGTCGACATCGTCAGAAACGACGGGAGCCCGAGAAATGCCCGTGCCGAGAAAAACGCCGAGTGCGGCACTGACCGTTGTGTCGTGATCGATGCTCACCATGTCAGTGCGTGGAATCATCACCTCACGCACGTAGGTGTCATTGAACTCGAAAATCGAGTGAATCAGCTCCCGATCGTCCTCTTCGAGCACACTCATCTCTGTGGCTTCATCAACCATGCTGAGCAGCTGCTCTTCCGACGAAAACGAGATCTCGCGCGGCACTCCGGGCGTCACCCGGTTGCCGAACGCCATCAGAGCATGCGCGACAGGGCCGAGCAGAACCCGCACGAAGTGGATGAGCGGAGCGGTGAGGCGCAGAATCATGTCTGCCTGATTGCGTCCGTAGCTCCGCGGACTTGCCCCGACGAGAACGAAAGAGGCGAGAGTCATGATGAAGGCCGAAATCAGCAGCGCAAGCCACAGCTGTTCAAAAAGTCGCACGAAAACGAGTGTCACGAGGACGGCGGCCGTGGTTTCGGCGAAAATGCGCATGAAGTTGATGGAGTTCATGTGCGAGCCGGGGTCGAGTGCAATGGCTTCGAGCGCTCGCGATCGCCGTGGCTGCTCGGCGAGATCCTGAATGTCGTTGCGAGATTTCACACCGATTGCTGCGTCAGCTGCGGTCAGCAGCCCGGCGAAGGCGATGAGCACGAGCGCCGCACAGGCAAAGATGACGAGAAGCACCTAAGCTCCGTGGCGGTCTATTGTGGCGAACGACAGCAGAATGTCTCGCTGAATTCCGAACATCTCGCGCTCTTCGTCCGGCTCAGCGTGATCGAATCCGAGCAGATGCAGGATGCCGTGGGTGGTCAAGAGCAGAAGCTCATCCAGCGTTGAGTGGCCCGCCGTCTCTGCCTGCATTTCGGCAACCTGCGGGCAGAGCACAATGTCGCCGAGCAGTCCGGGTGGCGCGGGGTTCTCTTCGGTTCCGGGTCTCAGCTCGTCCATGGGAAAACTGAGAACGTCCGTCGGCCCGGGCTCATCCATCCATTGCACGTGCAACTGCTCCATCGCGCCCTCGTCGACGACGACGATGTTCAGCTCAGCCTCCGCGCTCACGTGCATCACGCCGAGCGCGTGGTTGCAAAGCCTCAGCAGCGCTGCTTCATCGACCGCGACTGCAGATTCGTTGTTGATCTCGATGCTCACGAGCTGAAGCCTCCAGGTTTGCGTTTTGCATCACGTTGCTGGCGCCCGCGCTTCTCGACTCGGTTCGCGAACTCACGTGCCTGTTCTCGCTCAGAGCGCTCTGCCTGCTGTCGCTCGTCGTACTCGCTGTACGCGTCGACGATCTGTCCGACGAGGGTGTGACGCACCACGTCGTCGCTCGTCAGCCGACAGAATTCGATGTCATCGATGGTGTTCAGCACCCGTGTGACCAGGCGAAGGCCGGAGGACGCCCCTGGAAGATCTACCTGAGTGATGTCCCCGGTCACGACCATCTTTGAATTGAAGCCGAGTCGCGTGAGAAACATCTTCATCTGCTCGGGTGTCGTATTCTGAGCTTCATCGAGCACGACGAACGAATCATTCAGTGTTCGCCCGCGCATATACGCGAGAGGCGCCACTTCAATGGTTCCTGTCGCCAGAAGCTTTGGAACGATCTCGGGGTCCATCATCTCGTTCAGTGCGTCATACAGCGGTCGCAGGTAGGGATCGATCTTGTCCGTGAGTGTGCCGGGCAAGAACCCGAGCCTCTCCCCTGCTTCGATCGCCGGTCGCGACAAGATGATCCGTGTCACTTCTTTTCGCTGCAGCGCCTGCACGGCCTTCGCCATGGCGAGATAGGTTTTGCCGGTCCCTGCCGGCCCGATGCCGAAGGTGATTGTGTTCTCGTCGATCGCGTCGACGTATGACTTCTGCCCAGCCGTCTTCGCCCTGATCGCCTTGCCTCGTGCAGAGAGGATCGTCTGTCCGAGCACCTCGGTCGGCGTGTGGCCGCCCTCTTCGATGAGGCGTGACGACGTCGTCACATCCGACTGCGCAAGATCGTGCCCGCTGCGCGCGAGCTCAAGCAGTTGCTCAATCAGCTGGCGGGCAGCCGCAACTGCGGGCTCCGGGCCTGTGAGTGTGATTCTGTTGCCGCGAACGTGCACGTCGACATCAGGATGCTCCTGCTCAATGGTCGTCAGAAGGCGGTCCTGGGGCCCGAGCACCTGCACCATTGCGATGCCGTCGACGAGAATCTCTGCCGTCGCCTCGCTGTGCGGTTGTGGTTGGTCAGTGTCCGACAAGTGTTCCCTCTCCGAGATCTCCAGCCAGCACATGGGCATGCACGTGGAAAACTGTCTGGCCAGCGTCCGCACCGCTGTTGAAAATCAGCCGGTATTGTCCACCAGCGCGTTCATCCGCGATCTGCTGTGCCTGTGCAACAAGCTTCGCTAGGAGTGCGGGATCTGCGGCAGCGAGCTCTGCAACTGTTGCGTACTCTGCTGTTTTGGGCACAACAAGCACGTGAACTGGTGCCTGAGGATTGATGTCTTCGAACGCAATCAGATCATCGTTCTCCGCGACAATCGTCGCCGGAATCTCACGGGAGATGATGCGGCTGAAGATGCTCGGAGTTGTCTCTGTCATGCCTCTATCCTACGGAACCATCGCGTGCGCGGTAGCTACCATTCCTGTGTCAAGACGTTGAGAACTGCGAGCGCCGCCGCGCCGGCAGACGACGTGCGCAGCACCTGTGAGCCAAGACGCACCCTCTCGGCATTCGCCGCGGTGAGCTCGCGTAGCTCCTCGTCGGCGATTCCGCCCTCCGGACCGACAACGAGAACGATCGAACGATCATCGAGCTGGATGCTGCTGAGCGCGGTTTCTGCGTCGGGGTCGAGCACCAGCATCCGCTGTTCCGCGCTGCCTGAGGCAAGCATCGCGGTTGTGGCGAGCGGCTTCACTGTCGGAACGTGTGCTCTCAATGACTGCTTCGTCGCCTCGCGCGCGATCGTCTGCCACCGTTGCGCACCCTTGGCTGCCTTTGCGGCGTCCCAGCGTGACACGCTGCGCTTTGCCTGCCACGGAATGATGCAGCTGACGCCGAGTTCCGTGCACATCTGCACCGCCCGTTCGTCTCGATCGCCTTTCGCCAGGGCCTGGGCAAGCGAGATCACGGGCTGCCGCTCGTCGTGGCTGCTCACGCTCTCTGCGCGCAGTGTGACTTCAGTCGGACGAGCCGTCTCGACGACGCACTCGACGAGCAGCCCGCGACCGTTTCCGACGAGCACCGCTTCACCGGCACGAACACGAGAGACCGAAACGGCGTGCTTTGCTTCCAACCCGGAGAGCACAAGGCGGTCACCAGGCGACGCGCCCTCGAGCGCGTCATTGAGGAAGAGACTGCTCATGTCAGCTCACAAAACGGTCGCGAAGCTTCGCGAAGAGGCCCTGCTGAAAGTGAGCGAGTTCGGGCTTCGGGTCGCGACGGCGCTCCGAGAACTGGCGGATCATCTCCCGTTCCTTATGATCGAGCTTCGACGGCGTCACCACTTGCACGCCGACACGCAGATCTCCGCGCGCGCTGCTGCGCAGACCCGTGATCCCGCGGTCCTTGATCACCAGAACATCGCCGCTCTGAACGCCAGGGCGAATATCAAGATCGACGTCACCGTCCAGTGCATTGATCGTGCTCGTCGTACCGATGATCGCATCGGCCATTGACACTTCGAGGGTGCAGAGAACGTCGTCGCCGTTGCGGCTGAAGACGTCGTCGTGCCTCACCTTGATCTCGAGATAGAGATCGCCCGATGGACCGCCGCCTTGTCCGACCTCGCCGCTTCCTGGCATCTGCAGACGCAGCCCGGTGTCGACGCCAGAGGGGATATCTACCGAAACGGTGCGGCGTGCGCGCACGCGACCCTGCCCCTGGCACGTCACGCACGGGTTTGGAATGATCGTGCCGTACCCCCGGCACGATCCACACGGGCTTGCGGTGACGACGTTGCCGAGCAGTGACCGAACGGTGCGCTGCACCTGCCCCGTTCCGTGGCAGATGTCACAGGTGATCGGTGATGTCCCCGGTTGACAGCACGAACCTTCGCAGGTCTCGCAGAGCACCGCCGTGTCGACCTCGATGTGCTTCGTGGTTCCGAACATCACATCGATGAGGTCGATCTCAATACGCAGAAGCGCATCTTCTCCTCGCTCTTGGCGCGATCGGGGGCCACGCCCTGCGCCGCCTCCACCGCCGAAGAACGTATCGAAGATGTCGCCGAATCCACCGAAGCCACCACCGCCGCCGCCGAACGGGTTGCGGCCCCCGGCATCATATTCGGCGCGCTGCTGCGAATCGCTGAGCACGTCATAGGCGTGCGTGACATTCTTAAACGTCTCTGCTGCCTCGGGACTTGGGTTGACGTCAGGGTGCAGCTGCCGCGCAAGCTTGCGGTATGCCTTCTTGATCTCGTCGACAGACGCGTCACGCGACACGCCGAGGGTTTCGTAGTGGTCAGCCACTCGCGGCCTTTCCTCGTCGTTCGCCGGTCGGGCTCGTCCGGCGGTTGTGCAATTCTGTGCGCCGAGCCGCGCACGTGGAGAGTGTCACTCGACCCCGAGAAGCCGAGAAAGATAGCGGGCAACGGCGCGCACGGCCGTGATGTTTCCCGCATAGTCCATTCTCGTGGGTCCGAGCACACCAAGACGGGCGATTTCGCCAGCAGAGGAACGGTACCCGCTCGTCACGATGCTTGTCTCATCGAGACCGAACGGTGCGTTTTCTCTGCCGATGCTCGCCGAGACTCCCAGCTGGTCGGCCTGCATCTCGCCGAACAGTCGGAGCAGCACGACCTGCTGCTCCAGCGCCTCGAGCACGGGAAAAATGCTTCCTGAGAAATCCTCTTCTGTTCGCGCAAGGTTCGCAGCGCCCGCCATTACCAGGCGGTCTTCGCGATA contains these protein-coding regions:
- the ybeY gene encoding rRNA maturation RNase YbeY — translated: MSIEINNESAVAVDEAALLRLCNHALGVMHVSAEAELNIVVVDEGAMEQLHVQWMDEPGPTDVLSFPMDELRPGTEENPAPPGLLGDIVLCPQVAEMQAETAGHSTLDELLLLTTHGILHLLGFDHAEPDEEREMFGIQRDILLSFATIDRHGA
- a CDS encoding 16S rRNA (uracil(1498)-N(3))-methyltransferase, which codes for MSSLFLNDALEGASPGDRLVLSGLEAKHAVSVSRVRAGEAVLVGNGRGLLVECVVETARPTEVTLRAESVSSHDERQPVISLAQALAKGDRDERAVQMCTELGVSCIIPWQAKRSVSRWDAAKAAKGAQRWQTIAREATKQSLRAHVPTVKPLATTAMLASGSAEQRMLVLDPDAETALSSIQLDDRSIVLVVGPEGGIADEELRELTAANAERVRLGSQVLRTSSAGAAALAVLNVLTQEW
- the dnaJ gene encoding molecular chaperone DnaJ — protein: MADHYETLGVSRDASVDEIKKAYRKLARQLHPDVNPSPEAAETFKNVTHAYDVLSDSQQRAEYDAGGRNPFGGGGGGFGGFGDIFDTFFGGGGGAGRGPRSRQERGEDALLRIEIDLIDVMFGTTKHIEVDTAVLCETCEGSCCQPGTSPITCDICHGTGQVQRTVRSLLGNVVTASPCGSCRGYGTIIPNPCVTCQGQGRVRARRTVSVDIPSGVDTGLRLQMPGSGEVGQGGGPSGDLYLEIKVRHDDVFSRNGDDVLCTLEVSMADAIIGTTSTINALDGDVDLDIRPGVQSGDVLVIKDRGITGLRSSARGDLRVGVQVVTPSKLDHKEREMIRQFSERRRDPKPELAHFQQGLFAKLRDRFVS
- a CDS encoding PhoH family protein encodes the protein MSDTDQPQPHSEATAEILVDGIAMVQVLGPQDRLLTTIEQEHPDVDVHVRGNRITLTGPEPAVAAARQLIEQLLELARSGHDLAQSDVTTSSRLIEEGGHTPTEVLGQTILSARGKAIRAKTAGQKSYVDAIDENTITFGIGPAGTGKTYLAMAKAVQALQRKEVTRIILSRPAIEAGERLGFLPGTLTDKIDPYLRPLYDALNEMMDPEIVPKLLATGTIEVAPLAYMRGRTLNDSFVVLDEAQNTTPEQMKMFLTRLGFNSKMVVTGDITQVDLPGASSGLRLVTRVLNTIDDIEFCRLTSDDVVRHTLVGQIVDAYSEYDERQQAERSEREQAREFANRVEKRGRQQRDAKRKPGGFSS
- a CDS encoding hemolysin family protein, with protein sequence MLLVIFACAALVLIAFAGLLTAADAAIGVKSRNDIQDLAEQPRRSRALEAIALDPGSHMNSINFMRIFAETTAAVLVTLVFVRLFEQLWLALLISAFIMTLASFVLVGASPRSYGRNQADMILRLTAPLIHFVRVLLGPVAHALMAFGNRVTPGVPREISFSSEEQLLSMVDEATEMSVLEEDDRELIHSIFEFNDTYVREVMIPRTDMVSIDHDTTVSAALGVFLGTGISRAPVVSDDVDEVLGILYLKDLARVVYEGDADAQRNPALDLVRPAWFVPESKKVDDLLQQMQVESNHLAMVVDEYGGIAGLVTLEDLIEELIGDIADEYDREPLDVEQLTTSQFRVRSRLSIDELGDLFDIEIDDDDVDSAGGLLTKALDRLPVSGDRVSTHGLVMTAERTHGRQGEISTIIVQRDVGAHAADSPEQEQK
- a CDS encoding HIT domain-containing protein, which encodes MTETTPSIFSRIISREIPATIVAENDDLIAFEDINPQAPVHVLVVPKTAEYATVAELAAADPALLAKLVAQAQQIADERAGGQYRLIFNSGADAGQTVFHVHAHVLAGDLGEGTLVGH